In Spirosoma pollinicola, the genomic window ACGATTCGTCAGATACTTCAGGATATAGCTTTAAGCCAGAAAGAGCTTTCTCAGAGCCAGAAGGAAACAGATCGCTTAACTAAATCGAATGCCAAGCTTATAGGAGACCTGGGCAATAAATTTGGCAGCTTTACCGAAGGCATGGCCTTTCCCTCAATGGAGAAAGTTTTGCGAAAACAGTTTGGCATGACCACCATTACGACCAACTACAAAACAGAATACGGGCCGGATACGCTGGAAGTCGATGTGTTGGGTATAGCGAATGGAATGGTCAACGCGGTAGTTCTTGTGGAGGTGAAAAGCCATCTCAAGGAGCGTGATATAGATCAACTACTAAAAAACCTGGACCGCTTTCGGCGGTTTCATCCGGAATACAACAACAAGAAGCTATTCGGTATATTGGCCTGTGTTCAAGGGTCGCAGGAAGTTCGGGAAAAAGCCATAACCGCTGGTTTATATGTGGCGTCAATTCATGATGAGGTGTTTGAGCTAAAAACACCGGCTTATTTCGTCCCCAGAGATTTCTCGCTTACTGTGACCGCGTAACGCATAACTCCAGCCTAAATTCCCGTAACTTTGCCCTAATAAATTCCTGTATCCAGTTAACTAATGGACACTCGTAGCCAATACGGTAAATTTCACGGCGTTGGCGTCGCTATTGTGACGCCCTTTAATGCTGATTATTCAATTGATTTTGACGGCTTCGGCCGCATTGTCCAACACATCGCTGATGGTGGCGTTCGTTACATCGTCCTGCAGGGCACAACCGGCGAATCGCCAACGGTGACGAAGCAGGAGAAGGCACAGTTGCTGCAATACCTGAAGGAAAACAACGCCAAAAATCTTCCCGTAGTCTTTGGCGTTGGCGGCAACGTTACCGCTGATGTGGTGTCGGGTATGAAGGATATTGATTTTGAGGGTGTCGATGCTATACTGTCGGTTTGCCCTTATTACAATAAACCTGGTAAACGGGGTGTGATCGAGCATTTTACTCGTGTGGCCGACGCCAGCCCGGTACCGGTTATTCTATACAATATTCCGTTTCGGACGGGAATCAATATGAGCGCCGAAACGATTTGCGAGCTGGCTCAGCATCCAAATATTATTGGGGTGAAAGAAGCGTCATGTGTGATTGAGCAGTGCATGGAAATTGCCCGTGATAAACCCGATGATTTTCTGCTTATCTCTGGCGATGATGTTCAGGCCGTGCCAATCATCAGCATTGGTGGCGTAGGGGTGATGTCGGTTATTGCCAATGCGTTTCCCGCTAAATTCACGGGGTTGATCGAAGCCGCTTTGCAGGGCGATTTTGCTTTTGCCCGGAAAGAGCTTAGCCATTTCCTGCGCATCGATCCACTCCTGTACGAAGAAGGGAATCCGGTGGGCGTGAAGAGTATTCTCGATATTATGGGCCTGATTTCGTCGGAGGTACGATTGCCCCTTATGAAAGCATCCGATGATCTGGTTGAACGGCAACGGGCTGTGTTACAGCGGGATCGTCTGCTGGAATTGGTCGCTTAAAAATTAGTCTATAGAAATCAAAAAGCCGAACCCAATGGGTCCGGCTTTTTGATTTCTATAGACTAATTTATTAGGGATTTCTATTGCCGCCAAACAGTTTCGATACGAGCCAGATGACAACGGCCAGAACTACAACAACGCCGATTATACCTGTATAGGCACCCGCTTTAAAAATATCACCGATAGCTGCGCAACTGGTCATAAACAAGGTTAAAACCATTGCGACCAAAGCTGAAGGAAAAAAACGCAGAAGACTTTTCATAAACGTTGACCGAATTTAGTGTAGTTATTATCCGTTCGATTTTCGGCGGATTTTCAAATAAACCTACACAAATACAGTTTGTTTAAAAACCTGTGTATTAGAGATTCCACCAGTAAGTCCATTTCAATACCAACGCCCGATTCTTAACCGATAAGAAGCCCGGAACATCCTGACCAATCTGCGCCGAATTAGGTAAATAGTTGTCGGTATAAACGAGGAAAAAGTCGGATGCAGGCTTATAACGCCATTGAACACGAGCATTTACATTCATGTTTTTTTGCTGCTCATTATACTGCACAAAGGTGGTCAGGTAAAGCGTATTCGTCAACGTCAGGTCGAACCGAGGGCCAATAAGCCAGAATGTTGTTTGCCCCCAGGGCTGAGGTAACCGAATATCATTATAACTCGCGCTGGCTGCCAGACTAACATAGGGCTGAAAACGATAGCCCAGATCGGCGGTCAGGTTCAGGCGGGTGCCATTGTCATAATAGCCACCGTAACGGGATGAAAATCCATAGGTAAACACACTTTGGGGCTTCGAGATAAATTGGGTTCCCCAGGCTGTCCAGTTGTGCTCTGTGCCGGTTGCCAATGTTTGGCGACCCGTGTTCGTAGGGTCAAAGGGTTGTAGGAGTCGTACATAATCTGTAGCAACCCAGCCTGTAAGCACACTTTTGCTGCGAAAGGTAACGGAATAACTCAGGTAATTTTCGTTGTCGCTTTGCTTACCCGACGGGTCGAAAAAATAAGTCGATGTTAACGTCGGCCCATGACTCAGCACAGCGCTTGCCGTTGGTAGAAACGTATAGCCAACGTTTGTTAAAAAGCGTTCATACCCCCGGCGTGGTACATAACCTGCTTCGGCCGTATAGTTCTTACCCACAGATTCTACCTGCCCGCTAATGAGCCAACGGCGTGTATTATACTGCAAATTGGCGGCATAAACGGCATCGTTACCCAGCTGCTCAGGACTGAATGACTTCACATACATAGCCTTTCCTGACCAGAAGTTATTGGCCGAAGCCAGATTATATTCAAGGCCTAAATTTCGATTATACCGGCTATAAAGTGGCTTGTCCGGGTCGGGCGTGTAGGCGAGCGATTCTTTATTAACGAACATCATACCTACGTTTGACCGGGCCGAAACCCGCCGTTGAAGGGCTACAACCGCAAAGTTTTGGGCGGGTAAACCCGTATTATCCACGCTGCCGGTCTGCATATCCATAATACCGATCCGCCAGTCTTTATTGAGCTTGCCGCTAAGTCGGGCGCCGAACCGAATGGGAACACCGCCAAGCCCAATTCTACGACTGAAAAACGGTCGAATCGTGGCATAACCGAAATTGGTGAACTGGTCGCCGTTTTCCAGAAAAAACTGGCGTTTCTCAGGGAAAAACAGCTCGTATCGGTCGAGGTTCGTTACCTGCTGATCCACATCGACCTGCGAAAAATCGGGGTTGACGGTTAAGTCCAGATTGAGTGATGACGTAATCGCTACTTTGGCATCCAGCCCGGCATTAAATCTATTTTGGGTGGGCACGCCGTTCTGATAGTCACGATTCAGACCGCTTAGTGCATAGGGAATCAGGGATATATTTGGGCCCGGTTGTGGCGGGGGCTGGTCCCAAACCAACACACCTGTCAAGGCTAGTGAGGCTGTAGGGAATTGCCGCTGGATTGGTGTCCAGGACGATTTTTCTGTTGTTTTTAAATCCTGACGACTAAAGTTAATGCCCCACCGGGTGATGCCTCGTTTATAGCGAATGGTTTTGAACGGGATAGAGAGTTCAAGTACATAGCGGTCGGGATAGTTGCGTACCACCGAGGTCCATTTGTTATCCCAGCTCAGATTTGCCTTTCCTCCTTCAT contains:
- a CDS encoding DUF3782 domain-containing protein, whose product is MESPNFDTIRQILQDIALSQKELSQSQKETDRLTKSNAKLIGDLGNKFGSFTEGMAFPSMEKVLRKQFGMTTITTNYKTEYGPDTLEVDVLGIANGMVNAVVLVEVKSHLKERDIDQLLKNLDRFRRFHPEYNNKKLFGILACVQGSQEVREKAITAGLYVASIHDEVFELKTPAYFVPRDFSLTVTA
- the dapA gene encoding 4-hydroxy-tetrahydrodipicolinate synthase; this encodes MDTRSQYGKFHGVGVAIVTPFNADYSIDFDGFGRIVQHIADGGVRYIVLQGTTGESPTVTKQEKAQLLQYLKENNAKNLPVVFGVGGNVTADVVSGMKDIDFEGVDAILSVCPYYNKPGKRGVIEHFTRVADASPVPVILYNIPFRTGINMSAETICELAQHPNIIGVKEASCVIEQCMEIARDKPDDFLLISGDDVQAVPIISIGGVGVMSVIANAFPAKFTGLIEAALQGDFAFARKELSHFLRIDPLLYEEGNPVGVKSILDIMGLISSEVRLPLMKASDDLVERQRAVLQRDRLLELVA
- a CDS encoding carbohydrate binding family 9 domain-containing protein is translated as MRFLLILSLLILAVGYSPLLAQKKNEQYQLHISRATSPVIVDGSVDEPAWQAAELATDFWMVLPMDTSRANVRTDVKMTYDDHHIYLSAVCYHGNVDGPYIVESLRRDWAFGKNDNFIFFMDTFDDQTNGFTFGTNAAGAQWDGLLYEGGKANLSWDNKWTSVVRNYPDRYVLELSIPFKTIRYKRGITRWGINFSRQDLKTTEKSSWTPIQRQFPTASLALTGVLVWDQPPPQPGPNISLIPYALSGLNRDYQNGVPTQNRFNAGLDAKVAITSSLNLDLTVNPDFSQVDVDQQVTNLDRYELFFPEKRQFFLENGDQFTNFGYATIRPFFSRRIGLGGVPIRFGARLSGKLNKDWRIGIMDMQTGSVDNTGLPAQNFAVVALQRRVSARSNVGMMFVNKESLAYTPDPDKPLYSRYNRNLGLEYNLASANNFWSGKAMYVKSFSPEQLGNDAVYAANLQYNTRRWLISGQVESVGKNYTAEAGYVPRRGYERFLTNVGYTFLPTASAVLSHGPTLTSTYFFDPSGKQSDNENYLSYSVTFRSKSVLTGWVATDYVRLLQPFDPTNTGRQTLATGTEHNWTAWGTQFISKPQSVFTYGFSSRYGGYYDNGTRLNLTADLGYRFQPYVSLAASASYNDIRLPQPWGQTTFWLIGPRFDLTLTNTLYLTTFVQYNEQQKNMNVNARVQWRYKPASDFFLVYTDNYLPNSAQIGQDVPGFLSVKNRALVLKWTYWWNL